AATTAGGAAATTAAGCAGAATCCTGAGGTAGAGCTAGGCCTGGGGGAGCCATGGCAAACCATGTTGTTAGGGATGGGGAGAGTGCCTAGCTTTTCATAAGGCTTCATAACCATCTTTCTATATTAATGAGTATAGGTACATATAGTCATTTTGGAAGGCTTCATAATACTCTGTGGCATGAAAATACCACAGTCTATTTGCCTGTCCTTAGTTGATGGATATTTTGGACCTCTTTGCACCAAAGGGGTTTTAAGCAAAACAATGACATGATcagagttacattttaaaaatgtagaaataatgaGGCTATGCTACTTAGAGATCACTTCTGATAGCTGCAGCTTTGTGTCCGTGTCTGTGTGTAGAGACCATGAGACCGGCTTAGGGAGAGTGTGGTAGGGATCTTTCAGTTACACCACAGTGGCATGTTAATTTAGGCACTGCTTGCCAACAAGCATTCATCTAGAAGGTGGTGGGTGACCTCCAGATACTTGGTAGGTTGGAGAAAAGGTATTCCTACTTCTTACTAGGCTGTTGGAGTTTCTGCCATAGCTGTGTTCAGCTGTTTTGAAACTTTTCCTGTTGTTACTCAATCTTAAATTGTCTTAGTATTTTCTATAAACCTAGGATGGGTCGCTACCAAGGGAGACATCAtgaccttcctttttctcttgggAAATGAAGCCTGACTGGGTGGTAGAGCCGAATTAGAGAAAAGCTATGATTGTGTCACAACcgtatgtttcttttctttctggtccaGTGGGTCCTGTCAGGAGAATTTCGCGTACACGCCCAGCTGAAAGCAATCTGCTGACAAACTTCCTTTCGGGCAATTTTGTCATTGTTAAGTGGAGCCTTTACTGatgcttatttttatatgataaagtgtatttcagtgtattttatgTAGCTTGTTTTAGATTTTGAGATTTGAGGCAGTTTTTGACTCAGCATCACATATGCTTGGGAAAATTGCAAATCTGGAAAGCTGTAAAGCACAAACATACTTTGAAGTACCCCATATGTGACTGGTTAAAATATACTAGGAATGTCATATTGGTTAGCAAATGAAAGAACATAGCTGTCATTTTACATTGTTGGCATAAAGTAGCGGCAATTAGGTTGAGTGGTGGTGGACAAGCCTGAGCTGCCGTATATAAactatcataaaaataaatcttacccAGGTCACTATGGTTAGGACATTTGGAAGATATATATGTTCTTCACTTAAATCTTGATTTGTTGGATAAAAACggtctattttaattttttttttttttttcataaaaacctggcttttttttcttggtggttATTGTCTTTTTCCTGCTTACGTGTCTTTGATGGCTCAATAGCACCTCCTTTCTTAATGGACTGGACACATGAAGGTGATGATACAGAAATCTCCTAATTTAGTTCCTTAAAGAATTGATTGATATAACATTTGTttgggaaaacataaaaataaatgataataatgaagtttgaagataatctttaaaaaatagttccgTAGGTTAATCCCATAGTCATACACTGACTATATAACACCTTCAGTAATTAAAAACACTGTAAAACTTTCTATCACTTAGAATTTTTAAGAGTACTTTGGTGTACACCTTATATGATGCCTTGTGAGGTGAGAAATCAGGTATTATCCACGTTTAATAGAGGAAGATGAAACTCAGTGAAGTCTGAGTGACTTCCTAAGGCcagatctttctttttaaaaaatcaactttgttGAGGcataatttgaataaaataatatatacctatttgaaataaatattgttcagttttgacaaatatatgtaTTCATGTAAGTACTACTCCAGGtaagatataaaatgtttttatcatcCCCCCAAATTCCTTTGTGTCTCTTTGCTGTCAGCCCCTCACCCCACTGCGGTATCCAttaatcttctttctttcactgtaGACTAGTTTTTCCTGTTCTAGAGTTTCATATAGATGAAAGCATAATGCAcgaactctttttatttattattattattattatttggggggGCCGGAGAGCACATATGCTGCaggtgagaggggaggagggacagaggcagagggagagagagaatctgaagcaggctctacgcccagcatggagccttataatggggcttgatcccaggatccttagatcatgacctgagctgaaaccaagagttggatgcttaaccaactaagccacccaggtgcccacatgaACTCTTTTTGAATTGGATTCCTTTCCTCTTATTTTGAGATTCACGCATATTATTATgtgtagtttgttcctttttattgcttcaTATTATTTGATTGTATtaataccacagtttgtttattcattaacCTATTGTTGGACATTgatgtttccaggttttggccTATTATAAATAAGCACTATGATCgaacatttgtgtacatttttgtgagttcatatattttcattttccttgggttaATACCTAGGAGTTGAATTGGAGGGCCATATTTATATGTGCATGTTTAACTTTTAAGTAGCTGTCAAGCAGTTTCCCAAAGTGGtggtatactttttattttgccatGAGCAATGTATGAAAGTTCTAATTGTTCCGTATCCTTGCCAACAGTTTTGGTATCATAAATCtttttagttttagccattctggtgtgAATTAATATcaccttgtggttttaattggtatttccctgataactCATGTAACTTAGTGTTTTTCTCATATGCTCATTGGGTCATTCGTACATCTTTTGTGAAGTGtctctttaaatctttttctcattttcttattgggttttttattttcttattactttaagagttctttgtatattctgactacaagtcctttgtcaaatacatgtattgcaaatattttcttctagtctgtagtttaccttttcattttcttaatggtgtctttcaaagaatttaaaatttttcttttcttttttttttttttaaagattttatttatttatttgacagagagagatcacaagcaggcagacaggcaggcagagagagaaggaagcaggctccccgctgagcagagagcccgatgcggggctcgatcccaggaccctgagatcatgacctgagctgaaggcagcggtttaatccactgaaccacccaggtgccccaagaattttaaattttgatggaggtcaattaatttttttttctttgatagttAGTACTTTTTATGTATGtcctaaaaaaatctttgttcttttgtggTTGCAAAgaatttgttctctgtttttttcttctaaatgcttatagttttagcttttacatttaggtatgattcattttgtattttatttatttttgtatttattttgtataatggGAGGGAAGGGTCAAgacttattttatccttttttttttttttaaacaaggataTCTAGTGGTTGAAGGCTGTTCTTCACTGACTTACTTTGATATGTGTGTCTGTGCCActgatttatatgtttattagtCCAGTACCACACAGTACTACTTCATTGTTGTAGTTTcataataagtcttaaaatctGTTAGTGTAAGTCATCCAAATTTGTTATTCTTTATCAAAAATTGGTTTAGTCATTTTAGGTTCTTTgtgtttacatataaattttagaatctcaGTTTCTATAAAAAAGCTTGCTGTGATTGAGATTGGAATTGTGTTGAATCTGGATCTTTGGAAAGAATTGATATTTTAGCAATATTGAGTTTTCCAGTATAAACATGGTATCTGttcccattatttttctttaaattttttcaatagtgttttagtttttatgagtcttatacatattttattaaattttactgtatttcatatttttattttgactgtAAATGGAGttggttttaaatttaatttccagtTATTCATTGCTCATATGGAGAAATACAATTGAATTTTGAACATTGCTTTTTATATCTTACAGCCTTGCTACATGCACATTCCCTAGTAGGTTTTTTGTGGATGTGTCCAAATCTTTACATACACAGTCATGTTACTTGTGAATAAACAcagttttacttttccctttctaGTATGTAtgtcttttctccccttcccttatTGTACTGCCTAAGACTTCCAAACAATGTTAAATAAACATGGTACGGCCAGACATCCTCAcctgttttctgattttattgggGATGTATTTGGTTCTCATTGAGTATGGTGGTAGCTATAGGATTTTGAAGATTCCCTTTATCAAGTTTAGAAGTTCCATTTTATTCCTAATTTGCTAAGAATTGTATGAATGTATATGTGTTTCAAATCATGAATAGGTGCTGTATGCtgtcacatgcttttttttttttttttttttgcctctgttgagatgatcatatggctTTCCTTATTTATCTTGTTAACAcgtgaattacattgattgattttcaaatattaaactcAACCTAAATAACTGGAATTAAACTCATTTGGCCatgatgtattattttatatattggtgGATTtactttgctaatattttttcaaGGATATTTACAGCCATATTCATGAAagatgtctttccttttcttctaatttctttgatTTCAGTATCAAGGTAGTACTGACTTTTTATATGTATTAcgaagtgttccttcctcttctattttctgaaaactttaagtttagtatcattttttccttaaatgttagatatagaattcatcagtgaagccatcAGGGTTAcatgctttctttgtttttaaattacacatttaTTCCTTAACAATAGATTTACAGCTCTAAagactttttgtttcttgtgtcaATTTAGAATGTTTTGTagtctttcaaggaatttatttatttcattcaaatttgtcagatttggggcacctgggtggctcagttaattaaagcatctgccttcagctcaggtcatgatcccaaggtcctgggatggagacccatatggggcttcctgctcactggggagcctgcttctccccctgctgggGAGAGatgcaggaggagaagcaggctctctctccctctctctgacagataaataaataaaatctttaaaaataaataaataaatttgtcaaatttattggcactAGGTTGTTAATAATGTTCCctaattatccttttaatatctatAGAACCTGTAGTAACGTCCCCTCATTCTTTCCTGACATTAATTTGTGTGGAAGTTTATCAGTTCTATTACTCTCTTTCAAGTACTggcttctcattttattattttttattattgttttgcttgttttctatATTGCTGAATAttgctctttatttccttccttcttgtttttttttttttttttttttttttttttttttttgttcttattttgatTTAGTTTGCTCCTCTTTCTCTAACTTCTTAAGAATGGAATCTTGTGTAATTGATTTTAAGctattcttcttttctaatataaacactTAAAGTCATGAATTGCCCTCTCAGTTCTACAGATTTTGACATGGTGCCAAACACTAGTGAATGATGTTTCGTTACtgttcagttcaaaatattttctagattttcttgTGGTTTCTTATTTGCTCATTGATTATTTAGAAGCATCTTCTTTAACTTTCAAATACCTGGATATTTTCTAGGTAGTAtctctttttgttactgatttctaatttaaatttgttGTGGTTAGAGTTAGAACTTTGGAGATTTCAGCCCTTTCACATATCCTGAGACTGTTTTTGGCCCAGCCATTTGATCTATCTTAATGAGcattcatgtgcacttgaaaggaatgtgtattgTGCAGTTCTTGGCTGTAGTGtcctataaataaatatcagGTCATTTTGCTTAACAATAATGTTTTTCAGGTCTTCTCTATCCCCTTCTGACTTTTTGTCCCCTTACTCTAATAATTCTTGAAAAAGGAGTATTGAAAGCTCCAAATACTTGtggatttgtttctctttttaattcagTCCATTTTTCTTCGTGTTTGCCTTCTTTTAAGACTCTCTCtcgcagggtgcctgggtggctcagtgggttaaacctctgccttcagctcaggtcatgattccagggtcctgggatcaagccctgcgtccggctctctgctgagcagagagcctgctttctccccctctcttcctgcctgcctctctgcctacttgtgatctctttctctctctgctaaataaataaataaaatattaaaaaagaaaagattttctctctctttaaagacaTTAGGATATGAGATAcctgtgtgtggttttctttatatatatattctgctaAGCGTTCAGAAATGTTTGATTTGTGGGCTGatatctttcattaattttagaaaagtcTTTGTTTTGGCTACTGTCTCTTAAAGTATTTactgtgctttctgtctcttctctttctgttgcaTGTAGTTTAGATTTAAACCAATAGTGTAcagtagaaataaaatgtgagccacacatgtaattttaaaCTATCTAGTAGTTTGGTAgccacagtaaaaaaaataaaaacaggtgaaattgattttaagaatatatttagtttAACCCAACATATGAAAGTGTTATTTCAACagttattctatttaaaaattattaatgagtatttttattcttatttttgtaataaGTCTTTAAAACCCAGTGTGTATTTTATGCTTACCCATTCATGGATATTGTAAACATCATCACcattttttctcctgtttatcCTTTGTACTAGAACGTGTTTTATAAACCCTAgaatcttttttggggggatgagtttttaaaaaacgaGAGACTCAAATTGTTTCATATTTGTACACATACAAACTTTTTTGGTGCTCTTCAGTTCTTTGATgaaattttagtttctatttggTATTATCTTCCTTTAGCTTGAAGagcttcctttaacattttttgtaatgCCTATCTGCTTATGTCAACTTTTCTCAATGTTCCCTTACATATCTAAAGATGCCTTATTCTGCCTCCATTTTTGAAGGGTATTTTTGCTAGTTACAGAATTTTAGATTGACAACTTTTTCTTTCAGAGCAATAAAGATGGCATTCCAACTCCTGACTTGCCTTGTTTCCGGAAAAGTCAGATGTTATTCTTATCAGTGTTCCTCTGTATGTACTGTGTCCTTTTCAttagttttgagagttctttttttattattgtgcaGTTCGGTTATGATGTACCTTAGTGAGCTtttctgtttgggatttttttgaaCTGCTTGAATCTGAGTTTTGTAGCTTTTACCAAAATTGGAAGAATTTCAGCcgttatttctttgaatatatctgtTCCCTACCACCTTTTTTGGATGACATTTACATAACTGCTTACTGTTGTCCCATAGGTCACTAAGgctctattcttttttgttgttattttatgcTTCTTTCTTTTGGTGCGTTAGTTTGGATTGTTCTCTTACTATGCCTTTAAGTTTACTTCAGTGCTTCTTCTGTTGTTTAAGTTCATCCAGTGAATCTTTGATTTCTCATACTACATTTTTAAGCTATAAagattccatttgtttcttttcttataacttacatttctttattctatGTCTTTGtgtttcatggtatttttttctaaagtcttTGGTACTTCTGTTATCTTTGTCATTTCTGTCTGATTCCTCCTAATTATGAGATGATTCTTGCTGATATGTCTAgtggtttttttatttaatgataaataaattgGTAAATATGGTAAATAAATTGCAACTTTCACAGTTTTGAATGtctgatcccccccccctttataGTTTTGAATTTTGGTAAGTTTCTTGTGGacctataattattttaagatttaaaaaaaagttttcggggcacctgggtagctcagtgggttaagcctctgcctttggctcgggtcatggtctcagggttcggggatcaagccccgcatcaggctatctgctcagcagggagcctgcttcctcctctctctctctctgcctgcctctctgcctacttgtgagctctctctctctgttaaataaataaataaaatctttttttaaaaatgtaaaaaaagttttaaactttgtttttgtaGACAGTTAAATTACTTGCAAATCAACATGGATTCTTTTAGGACTTGTTTTGGAGCTTTGTTAGGGTGGGTCTACAGCAGCCTTATTATAGGGCTGTTTTGCACCTGCTACTCAAATGTTACCCTCCAGGGTGTCTTTTGAAACCCTGGATATTTGGTGTGGTCTCTCTGTTCTTGCTGGTTACAATTTTCCAAGTATAAGTGAAGTATGGGGATTATTTTACTTATAGctcttttgtagtttttttctgTGGTAAATGATTTTTGTCATGCCTTGTAGAGTCTTAACTTGTTCTTGTGCAGTATTCAACCAAATGGGACTACAGATTTCCCTGTGtagcttctttctctctggtaCTCTTCCCCACAAGTTTCAGCAACCTAACTCCCCTCTCTCCCAAACTGCAGTCTTATGTCTTCAACTCAGTGAGAACACCATGGGGCGGgtgggtttcatttttcttctcagtgttccagaaaGTGCTTTTAGGCATAAAGGTGAAATGATGTAGAGCTCTCATTGTTTCCTTTCACTCAAGGTTCACAGCTCTATGTTGTCTGTAGTCCAATGTCTGAGaatagttgttttatatatattttgtccagtttttgAGTTGTTTGTGGCAGGAGGGCAAGTCTGGTACCATTTACACCTTCATAGTCAGAAGTGATTGTATTTAGATAgtaatagataatatttatacAGTATTAGGTATGAATATGGATACTGCTCTGTgccctttatattttttaatccatttaatctCTAACAGTTCTTTTGAGGTTGATAGTGTTATTATCCCttattttgtaaatgaagaaaTTGGGGTACAGAGGTGTTAAGTGCACTATTCTGAGTCACAGAATTGGTGGAGTGAAGATTTTCCCCAGGGAGCTTGACTCCAGAGTCTACATACTTAATCAGtgctttgtgttccctctctgctttGGAGCTCTAGACCTGGAGGATCCATCTTGGAGTAGAGTTCTGGGAGCTCACTAAATCAAGTGGGTTGTTTAAAAGAAACTAGTCAGAAGAGACATGATCCAAGAGGTGAATATGAGTTGTCATTGAGAAAGGGAACCAAATATTAGAGTAATGTCAGATATAAGGCTTGAGAAGATAAGGATAAGACTATTAGTGGGAGACAAAGCAAGATCAAGGATCAATGCCAGGTACAAAACAGGATGAGACAAAATAGTTCAGACCAAGATGTGGGTTTCTTTGGGGTTAAAATGTATTCCTTCATTCAACCCTGCTGTGTGTTAGGCCCTTTGTAAACTAGACAAGGCCCCTGTATACATCAAGTATTAATTCTGGAGTGGTAAAGGTAGGAAAAGTAGAGGGTAGGAGGGAGAGTAGAAGAAGCAGAAGGCAGCAGAGGTAGGTGAAGAGGGGGACAATATGGTAgacaaatagaaagcaaatatGAGTGACTTAGATAACGTCAGGTAGTGCCAACTGCCATGAAAATAAAGCAGCATGATTTggtaaagaataatttaattagGATGCAGGCAGAATCTTTAGGGAAGACCTCTCTGAAGAGATGATATTTTGGCTGGCgtctgaagaaaaaagaaacagacgaATTAGACATGAAAAGATTGGAGGGCAGTGCCATGTGGTCAGAAGAGTGAGCAAGTACAGAATTCCTAGGCCGAATAGGCTTCTCAGAAAAAATCAGCATGGCTCTAATAAATGAGATCTGAGAGGTAGTCATGGACCAATTGTGTTACATCTAATGAATTGTCATCAGATTTTTATTCCAAGTATAGTGGGAAATCATtcgaagtttatttttttcccaaagattttatttatttatttgagagagacagagagagcatgtaatgggtagagggcagagggagagagagaagcagactcagcagactccctgctcagcagggagcccaatatggggctcgatcccaggaccccggaccatgacccaaaccaaagccagacacttaaccaactgagccacccaggtgccccagaagattCTTTAAATTCAGAGTGATGTGAtctgatttgtgttttaaaaagatcactcacGTTGCTCTGAAGAGAATGTAGTAAAGAGTGGCAAGACTAATAAAGCTATTACAGAAGTCTTAGCAAGAGATGGTACTAGCGTAGTAGCAATGAAGATGAAATGGGTGGAATTCACCATATCAcatattattacaaataaatattaaactgaGCTACTTTTAGCTACCTATGGATatagtttaaaaagaatacttttagCAAGATGACTCTAAAGTTTTTATCTAAAGAATTATCTAAATCCTCTAAAATTCTTAAAGTGGCAATCTACATGGTGAGTGTTAGACTGAAAAATAACTTGGTTCTAGAAGATTTAGGTAGATGAtgctttactcttttttaataataataatgattattttttttaaagatttcatttatttatttgacagagatcgaaagtaggcagagaggcaggcagagagagaggaggaagcaggctccccgctgagcagagagcccaatgcggggctcgatcccaggaccctgggatcatgacctgagccgaaggcagaggctttaacccactgagccatccaggtgccccaataatagtaattatttttaaaagcatggcATTATATCTTGAAGTGCCTGATTTAAATACAACTAATAATAGCCTCCATCAGAATGGGTACCATGGAAAAGCACATTAGGATAATTCTTTTGACATTGAATACAGTATCATGGAAGGACTAGCTTCTAGGTCTTCTGGTCATTGCTAATATGTATTTCATacatactcattcattcagcaaatttgTCTGTTAATCACTAATGTGTGTTAAATATGGAACTACATCATGGGGACACAttcctctctcaaaataattatagtctggaaggagaggcagacaagAAACTAGGCAGTTACTTCATGGTAACTGCTGCTCTTAAGTGTCATGGAACTTATCAGAGGGACACCTAATCCTAATCTAGTCAGAGGTAGGGTTTCATGGTGAAGGAGAACTTTCTGGGTACTGTGATATTTCATCTAAAACCTAAAGAAATGCATGGAAATTAGCTTAAACATTTTTCATGGATAAAAGAAATAGTTAGCTGATGATTACATGTAAAAGCACAGAAAAGATCTGAATTTCATTCATTGCCAGACAAGTActtgtgaaatttttaaataacgtTTTTTGACTTTTATGGTTTggtgtgtttctgtgtatgtttgtgtgtgtacatgcatgcatgcctgtgtatgtgtgcataggAAATAAGCACTGGAATACTGACCACTTGTGGAGAAGATGAGTAAAAACTATGTGTAAGTATCTCTGAATAGGCTGCCTCATATTACTACTTCTTTGgtaatttgaaatattattacaAGTTGAAAATGGGGAAGTCTTAAATTTTTGGTCTTATTCCTATGTTTTCCTTCAAAGATGTATTTAGGGCAGGTGCCTTCtgtgattatttcctttactgCAAGACCCTCACAGGCATTTAGTTTTTATATGAGCTAGTTAGGTTAAAAAATTGAATCAAGCCTTTCTCTCTCCTGGCCATTTTGGCGGTTGCTCTTGGTTGGGGCCGTCCCGCACCTAAGACAGGAAGATGGTGGCcgcaaagaagatgaaaaagtcGCTGGAGTCCATCAACTCCAGGCTCCAGCTCGTTATGAAAAGTGGAAAATACGTGCTGGGGTACAAGCAGATTCTGAAAATGATCAGACACGGCAAAGTGAAGCTGGTCATCCTCGCCAACAACTGCCCGGCCTTGAGGAAATCTGAAATCGAATACTATGCCATGTTGGCCAAAACTGGTGTCCATCACTACAGTGGCAATAATATTGAATTGGGCACAGCATGTGGGAAATACTACAGAGTATGCACGCTGGCTATCATTgatccaggtgattctgatatcATTAGAAGCATGCCAGAACAGACTGGTGAAAAGTAAATCACAcgcaatttttctttaataaaactggccacagcttgtttttaaaaaaaaaaaaattgaatcaatactgaacaaaaataagctatttttcattttactttattacttatttattttaatttttaagtaggctccatgcccaatgtg
The window above is part of the Mustela nigripes isolate SB6536 chromosome 10, MUSNIG.SB6536, whole genome shotgun sequence genome. Proteins encoded here:
- the LOC132025588 gene encoding large ribosomal subunit protein eL30-like translates to MVAAKKMKKSLESINSRLQLVMKSGKYVLGYKQILKMIRHGKVKLVILANNCPALRKSEIEYYAMLAKTGVHHYSGNNIELGTACGKYYRVCTLAIIDPGDSDIIRSMPEQTGEK